Proteins from one Cicer arietinum cultivar CDC Frontier isolate Library 1 chromosome 3, Cicar.CDCFrontier_v2.0, whole genome shotgun sequence genomic window:
- the LOC101489716 gene encoding LOW QUALITY PROTEIN: uncharacterized protein (The sequence of the model RefSeq protein was modified relative to this genomic sequence to represent the inferred CDS: deleted 2 bases in 1 codon): MFPSTYCSLGPYPCYTSSSSSHSYPPFTFLTPENASSNTNNNNNNNMNTFLHDPVITIPYTQTTHHHVPIPESLTNWAVSDYATMLKQDLSHHHGSSYGFTNLLTKKQVKKPAKKDRHSKIHTSQGLRDRRVRLSIEIARKFFDLQDMLGFDKASNTLEWLFNKSKEAIEELTISKNPSANVDDYDANDDVNNDDDSFSSSSCEDMIDNKERKMKRVVKETSKMKDLRGKARARAREXXXXRRCEDLKEKYVESENPQQILHQLMPNDDENNISKSQQPRLVHHLGVGGGEFQRDDIFNFIEESIVIKRKLKKSSVSSSSNSHHQQNNLISKEPLGFDNHNNDCHESTMSPNWDANNAGRSNFSSISRMNLSSGLQIFGKSWEECNSSPNNRY, from the exons atgtttCCTTCAACTTATTGCTCTTTAGGTCCTTACCCTTGTTAtacttcttcatcttcttcacatTCATACCCCCCTTTTACTTTTCTTACCCCTGAAAATGCCtcttcaaacacaaacaacaacaacaacaacaatatgaACACTTTTCTTCATGATCCAGTTATTACTATTCCTTACACACAAACAACACATCACCATGTTCCAATTCCTGAATCCTTAACAAATTGGGCTGTTTCAGATTATGCTACAATGTTGAAACAAGATCTAAGTCATCATCATGGTTCTTCATATGGTTTCACCAATTTGCTTACAAAAAAACAAGTTAAGAAACCAGCTAAGAAAGATAGACATAGCAAGATTCACACATCTCAAGGTTTAAGAGATAGAAGGGTAAGATTGTCAATTGAGATAGCTAGAAAGTTCTTTGATCTTCAAGATATGTTAGGGTTTGACAAAGCTAGTAACACACTTGAATGGCTCTTCAACAAATCAAAAGAAGCAATTGAGGAACTAACAATAAGCAAGAACCCTAGTGCTAATGTTGATGATTATGATGCTAATGATGATgttaataatgatgatgatagtTTCTCATCTTCATCATGTGAAGATATGATTGataataaagagagaaaaatgaaaagGGTAGTTAAGGAAACTTCAAAAATGAAAGATTTAAGAGGAAAGGCAAGAGCAAGAGCTAGGGAAAGNNNNNNNNNNAGAAGATGC GAAGATTTGAAGGAAAAATATGTTGAAAGTGAAAACCCTCAACAAATTCTTCATCAATTGATGCCTAATGATGATGAAAACAACATTTCTAAATCACAACAACCTAGGTTAGTTCATCATTTAGGTGTTGGTGGTGGTGAGTTTCAAAGagatgatatttttaattttattgaagaaTCTATTGTGATTAAGAGAAAGTTGAAGAAATCTtcagtttcttcttcttctaattctCATCATCAACAAAACAATTTGATCTCTAAGGAACCATTAGGTTTTGATAATCATAACAATGATTGTCATGAGTCTACTATGTCACCAAATTGGGATGCTAATAATGCTGGAAGATCCAACTTTTCTTCAATATCAAGAATGAATCTATCATCAG gGCTTCAAATCTTTGGAAAATCATGGGAGGAGTGCAATAGCAGTCCAAACAATCGATATTAG